Sequence from the Candidatus Limnocylindria bacterium genome:
TCGACTACAGCAAGACCGATGACGGAAAGGCGAAGTTCCTCGCTCTCTTCGCGTGGAACGGTATGCAGGAGATCGACGCGAAGTTCTACGACCCGATGCGCGAAGCCGCGAAGCTCGCTGGCGTTGACGTGGCCACGCTCGCGAAGAACACGCCGCGACCGGCCGCAACGGTCGCGCCCTCACCGAGCAAGGCGCCCTAATACCGACGAAGGACAACGCGTTCCGCGAAGGCCGCCGGGATGACCGGCGGCCTTCGTTCTTCACTAGACTGCCGCGGATGCCGGCCATCCTCGCGATCACCGATCTTGTGAAGACATATCCGACCGGCACGCGCGCCCTCGACGGCATTTCGCTCGACGTCCAACGCGGCGAGTTCGTCGTGCTCATCGGCCTGTCGGGGTCCGGCAAGTCGACGCTGCTCCGCTGCATCAATCGTCTCGTCGAACCGACGAGCGGCCGGATCGTGTTCGACGGCGCCGACGTCACCGCCGCCGGCGGGGCCGAGCTGCGGCGCATCCGCCGTCGCATCGGGATGATCTTCCAGCAGTTCAACCTCGTGCGGCGCAGCTCCGTGTTCGGCAACGTGCTTGCGGGCCGGCTCGGCTACCGCACGACCTGGCGCACGATCGCCTCGCGACCGACGCGCGAGGACACCGCGCTCGCATTCGAGAACCTCTCCCGGGTCGGGATCGTGGAGAAGGCGTTCGGGCGGGCCGACGCGCTCTCGGGTGGGCAGCAGCAGCGCGTCGGCATCGCGCGCGCCTTGATGCAGAAGCCCGAGCTCATGCTCGCCGACGAGCCCGTCGCGAGCCTCGACCCGGCGACCAGCCACTCGGTGATGAAGTACCTCGAGGAGATCAACAAGAAGGACGGCATCACCGTCATCTGCTCGTTGCACTTCCTGTCCCTCGCGCGACGCTACGGGACACGCGTGATCGCGCTGAAGGGCGGCAGGGTCGCGTACGACGGCAAGCCCGCGGCGATCGACGAGGCGAAGTTCCGCGAGATCTACGGCGAAGACGCGGTCGAGGTCGAGATCGGCCTCGGGGGTCCGCAGGGGCTCACCGCCGCGGAGGCCGCGACGCGCGCGCTCGCCGAGGACGCGACGACCGCCTCCGCCCTGCTCGGACTCCCCGACCGCTGATGGCCGAGTACTTCGTGGCTCGCGGGCTTCCGGTGCCCGTCGAGCTCCAGCGCAATCCGCTGACCGACTGGCGGCGTTTGTTTCCTATCGCGATCGCGATCGCCGTCGTCTATGTCGGGCTGCGGATCACGGACATCAACGTCTCCCACAGCAACCCCGACTACATGTTCCGTGTGATCGGCCAGCTCTTCCAATGGGACTTTTCGATCCTCACGCCGCAGAACGAGTTCGAGACGTTC
This genomic interval carries:
- the phnC gene encoding phosphonate ABC transporter ATP-binding protein, which encodes MPAILAITDLVKTYPTGTRALDGISLDVQRGEFVVLIGLSGSGKSTLLRCINRLVEPTSGRIVFDGADVTAAGGAELRRIRRRIGMIFQQFNLVRRSSVFGNVLAGRLGYRTTWRTIASRPTREDTALAFENLSRVGIVEKAFGRADALSGGQQQRVGIARALMQKPELMLADEPVASLDPATSHSVMKYLEEINKKDGITVICSLHFLSLARRYGTRVIALKGGRVAYDGKPAAIDEAKFREIYGEDAVEVEIGLGGPQGLTAAEAATRALAEDATTASALLGLPDR